In the Streptomyces sp. NBC_01276 genome, CCCAAGGGGTCCGCCGTCGACATCGTCCAGGCCATCGGCCGGGCCCTGCGCCAAAAGCCCGGGGAAGGGAAGATGGCGACGCTGATCGTGCCGGTCTTCCTGGCCGAGGACGAAGACCCTGAGGGGATTCTTTCCTCAAAGTCCTACGGACCTTTGATTCGGGTATTGCAGGGTCTTCGGGCGCATGATGAGCGTGCCGTGGAAATGCTCGCAATTCCTCAGGAAGCGCAGAAGCGCATCGTAGCGCCGTCGCCCCTGATCGGCGAGGCGCCCGACGCGGGCGGCGAGGAGGCTCGGCTGCTGCTGCGGTTCGCCGCCCCGCGGGACCCCGCGCTGATCGCGAAGTGGATCAGCTACCAGGTGTTCAACACCGAACGCCAGGACTGGAGGAGGGGCATCGAAGCCGCGCTCCGGTACCGGGAACGGGAGGGCGACCTGGAGGTGCCCTACGACCACGTGGAGGGTGCGCACCCCCTCGGGCGGTGGCTCTCCGACCAGCGGCGTGCCTTCCGCGCCGGGCAGATGACCGGGGAGCGGGCCGCCGAGCTGGAGGAGCTCGGGATCGTGTGGGACACCGCCGACGCCGCCTTCGCCGAGAACCTCGCCGCCGCACGGGCCTACTACGAGCAGCACGGGACCCTGGCCGCGCCGCGGCACGCGACCGCGCTGGACAAGCCGGTGGGGCAGTGGCTGACCAACGTCCGCCGGCCCGGCGGGCTCGGGAAGGACCCGGAGCGCGCGGAGCGGCGGGCCGCAGCCCTCGCCGCGATCGATGCGGACTGGAACCCGGGCGCACTCGGGTGGACCGTGGACTGGCAGCGCCAGTACGCAGGCCTGAAGGCCCTCCTCGCGGACGGTGCACGCCTTGCGGGCATCGTTCCGGGGGTGACATGGCACGGCGAGGACACCGGCCGGTGGCTCGCCACACAGCGCCACGACTTCCGCCGGCTGAACGAGGAGCAGCAGCGCCGCCTCGCCGGCCTCGGCGTGAAGCCGGCGCGGGCCGTACGGACCCGTACGGCGGCCACGGAGCCGGGCACGACCGCCACGTCCGGGCGGGGCGCGGAAGCCTTCCACAAGGGCATCCAGGCCCTCACCCAGTACATCGAACGGGAAGGCGGCGGCCTGCCCGGGCGAGCCCACATCGAGCACCTCCCCGACGGCACCGAGCACCGCACCGGCGTATGGATCACCAACCAGAAGCAGCGCCGCGACCGGCTCGACCAGACGCAACTCGAAGCCCTCGCCGCACTCGGAGTGCAGTGGGCGCAATAGCCCCGCGAGGCCGACACCAGGGCGCTGCCCTACGCGGGCGCCACGTTCCTTCCGCAGCAATGTATGGGCTCCCTCACCACCGGCGAAAATGGCGGCAGCGCTGCCGCCTGGCTTCGACCGGGCCTCCCCGCCGGAATGACGATGATCAATCCGCTCCACGGCTGAATCCGCAGCGTTCGCGGCCGGAACGGCGGGCGCGGCGTCGGGATTTGTGCGGGTTGTCGGGTGATGATGGCCCAGTGCGACTTGATCACGTGTCCTACGCGGTGGCCCGCGACAGCTTCGTCTCCACCGTCCAGTGGATCGGATCGGCCCTCGGCGGCGGGTTCGTCGACGGGGGCGTGCACCCGCGATTCGGCACCCGCAACTTCATTCTCCCCCTGAGCGGCGGCACCTACGTCGAGGTCGTCACCACGCTCGACCACCCCGCCGCCGACCGCGCACCCTTCGGCCAGGCAGTCGCGCGCCGCGCCGCCGAGGGCGGCGGCTGGCTCGGCTGGGTGGTCTCCGTCGACGACATCGCCCCGGTCGAAGCCCGCCTCGGCCGCACCTCGACCGAGGGCCACCGTGTCCGCCCCGACGGGCTCGACCTGAGGTGGAAGCAAATCGGCCTGCTGGAGCTTCTGGAGGACCCGCAACTGCCTTACTTCCTTCAGTGGTTGGTACCCAACGAGGAGCGCCCGAGCGCCGACCCGCGCACCTCCACCACCATCCACGGGGTCTCCATCGCCGGCAACGCCGCCTCCATCGCCGAATTCCTAGGCGAACCGGCCGACCACCCCCTCGACCAGATCGACGTCACCTGGGTCGAGGATGAGGAACCCGGCCTGGTCTCGGTCGAGTTCGCCACCGCTCACGGCCCCGTCACGATCTGACCCCTGCCGACTGCCCCGCGGGAGCAGCCGGCAGGGGTCTACGGTTGGACGGCGGTCAAGGCGTGCCTCCGCACGCTCTCCCTCCTCGGCGGCTGGGCAATAGCCTCGCTGCTCCGGACGCGGAGGCGAACGGCTTCTCCGTGGCCCTGTGGAAAAGGGGATTCGGGTGGCGTCGAGCAGCCGCCGGAAGCGCGGCCTCAGGCGCCAGGCACGCTCATCGAGGTCGTGGCCATGTCATGGTGCGTCAATGCCGGCCGGACGGCCGGACGCGGAGCAGCTCGGTCCGTAGTACGGGTGTGCCGTCGACCGGTGCCGGGTTCTCCGCGGTCGGCTCGATGCCTCCGGCGGCGGTCTTGTCGAGTGTTGCCAGGCCGTCGGGTCCGACGGTGCCGAACACCGTGTAGTTCGGTCGCAGTGCGGAGTCGCCGTAGACGACGAAGAACTGTGAGCCGTTCGTGTCCGGACCGGCGTTGGCCATCGCCAGCAGGCCGCGTCCGTAGAGGCGGCGCGTGCCGGTGGGATCGGTGGGTGCGGGCGGCAGGTCGACCGGCAGCTCGTCCTTGTACTTGTACCCGGGCCCGCCCTCACCGGTACCGGTCGGGTCGCCGCACTGCAGGACCTTCAGCGTCGGATACGCCGTCAGGCGGTGGCACACCGTACGGTCGTAGAACCCGTGCCGTGCCAGGTGCAGGAAGCTCTGGACCGTGCACGGCGCCTTGGCCCGGTCAAGGTGCAGCGGGAGGGGGCCCTGGCTGGTCGGGACGGCCATGTCGATCACGCCACGGCTGGGGGTGCGCCGCGGGTCGGGCGGCAGCGGAACAGGGCGCGCCGGCGGCTCGTCCGGGGTCTGTGCGTACTGGCAGGGACCGTGCGTGGTGCGCGGTGGAGCGCCGTCGGAAGCGGTGGCGACGCTCCCCCCGGACACGACTAACGTCACGGCCGCGAATGCGCTGATCAGTGCTCGTTTCATGTTGCGCGCCCTCCTGATGATCGCCAGGTTTTGGAGCGGTCGCAGTCTAGGGCGTGGTTTGGCAGGCGGGAATGGTGAGTAACGGCAGGAGGCCGACGCGGGCGACCCCGAGGTCCTCGCCCTCCAGTTGACGTCCCTGCTCGACGGAGCCACGGGCGGTGCAGGCGTCGGCCGCCCCACAGGCACCAGACGGCGGTCCGGCCGCCGGCAACCGACGCGCCCCGCACCAACCGGCTGTCCTCACCCACACCCACCAGCACAGCTCCCGCTCATCCGCGGGGACGTCGTGGTCGTTGTCACTCACCGGTCGTCGCCTCCTCCTTCGGACCAAGTGCGCCGGTCGGTCGGGCGCGGGCACATGTGTGGGCCTGCGTCACCGCGGCGGGGTTCCCGCGCACCTTCTTCTGCCGCGTGACGGGGGTGGCCCTCCCCCCGAAACCACATCGACGCCGAACGCGCGACGACATCGTCGTGGCCGTCGCGCAGGGTGGCGGTGCGGGACCGGTCGGCAGCGCCGGAGGCGGGGTATCGCAACTCTTCTATGTATAAGATATCGTATAGTCTGCGGTCGCCGCTGGTGTGTGTGCGGGGCCGTGGGGCACACCGACGGAAGGGGAAGCTGTGCGCACGACCACTCTCGGACGTACCGGCATCACGGTCAGCCGCATCGCTCTGGGCACGATGATGCTCGGCGCTTGGGGGAACCGGGACCACGGGGACGGTGAGCGTCTGGTTCGTGCCGCTCTGGACGCCGGGGTCAACCTCGTCGACACGGCGGACATGTACTCGGAGGGGGAGTCGGAGCGGATCGTCGGGAAGGCGCTCAAGGGGCGGCGGGACGAGGTCGTGCTCGCGACCAAGGTGCATTTCCCCATGGGTGGGGGCGGCAACCGGCAGGGCAATTCGCGGCGCTGGATACGGCAGGCCGTCGAGGGGAGCCTGCGGCGGCTGGACACGGACCGGATCGACCTGTACCAGGTGCACCGGCCCGATCCGTCGACGGACATCGACGAAACGCTGTCGGTCCTGTCCGACCTGGTGCGGGAGGGGAAGGTGCTCGCCATCGGGAGTTCGGACTTCCCGGCGGAGCAGATGGTGGAAGCCCGCTGGACGGCCGAGCGTCGCGGGCACGTGCCCTTCCACACGGAGCAGCCTCCGTACTCCGTCTTCATGCGGGGCGTGGAGCGTGCGGTGCTGCCGACCGCGCAGAAGTACGGCGTCGGCGTCCTGACGTGGAGTCCGCTGGCCAGTGGCTGGC is a window encoding:
- a CDS encoding peptidylprolyl isomerase; translation: MKRALISAFAAVTLVVSGGSVATASDGAPPRTTHGPCQYAQTPDEPPARPVPLPPDPRRTPSRGVIDMAVPTSQGPLPLHLDRAKAPCTVQSFLHLARHGFYDRTVCHRLTAYPTLKVLQCGDPTGTGEGGPGYKYKDELPVDLPPAPTDPTGTRRLYGRGLLAMANAGPDTNGSQFFVVYGDSALRPNYTVFGTVGPDGLATLDKTAAGGIEPTAENPAPVDGTPVLRTELLRVRPSGRH
- a CDS encoding Helicase associated domain protein — translated: MTTRITLRPHQEEAVEAIVHGLETPPGKRIPKAGLRATVVSACGTGKTFIAAAAALRLARGGRVLVLLPTLDLLTQTAREWRTAGHTGPAVAVCSLEDSAHLHDLKVRATTSAPQLALWHGRGPVTVYATYASLPVVAEAFGGEYGLVMEPFDLVVVDEAHRTSGSAGKAWAAVHRQEVIPAHRRLYMTATPRIWAERPRTRAEMRSAAAAHRRKEKARRRREEAAGRTYVPYHEALSAELACSMDDPKVFGPVVYELSLADAISRGLLARYQVVVAELVDPVVTPDRLYGKERWEEELRGERLAAMQTTLLETMASHGLKTTITFHHRTIEAQAFAEGLPRVAARLHAVDPGRHPAKVWAGWLRGQHEAEHRADVLADFGRRAGRAVLANCRVLGEGVDIRAVDSVALIDPKGSAVDIVQAIGRALRQKPGEGKMATLIVPVFLAEDEDPEGILSSKSYGPLIRVLQGLRAHDERAVEMLAIPQEAQKRIVAPSPLIGEAPDAGGEEARLLLRFAAPRDPALIAKWISYQVFNTERQDWRRGIEAALRYREREGDLEVPYDHVEGAHPLGRWLSDQRRAFRAGQMTGERAAELEELGIVWDTADAAFAENLAAARAYYEQHGTLAAPRHATALDKPVGQWLTNVRRPGGLGKDPERAERRAAALAAIDADWNPGALGWTVDWQRQYAGLKALLADGARLAGIVPGVTWHGEDTGRWLATQRHDFRRLNEEQQRRLAGLGVKPARAVRTRTAATEPGTTATSGRGAEAFHKGIQALTQYIEREGGGLPGRAHIEHLPDGTEHRTGVWITNQKQRRDRLDQTQLEALAALGVQWAQ
- a CDS encoding VOC family protein, which codes for MRLDHVSYAVARDSFVSTVQWIGSALGGGFVDGGVHPRFGTRNFILPLSGGTYVEVVTTLDHPAADRAPFGQAVARRAAEGGGWLGWVVSVDDIAPVEARLGRTSTEGHRVRPDGLDLRWKQIGLLELLEDPQLPYFLQWLVPNEERPSADPRTSTTIHGVSIAGNAASIAEFLGEPADHPLDQIDVTWVEDEEPGLVSVEFATAHGPVTI
- a CDS encoding aldo/keto reductase; amino-acid sequence: MRTTTLGRTGITVSRIALGTMMLGAWGNRDHGDGERLVRAALDAGVNLVDTADMYSEGESERIVGKALKGRRDEVVLATKVHFPMGGGGNRQGNSRRWIRQAVEGSLRRLDTDRIDLYQVHRPDPSTDIDETLSVLSDLVREGKVLAIGSSDFPAEQMVEARWTAERRGHVPFHTEQPPYSVFMRGVERAVLPTAQKYGVGVLTWSPLASGWLTGKYRRGGPLELNDFRRTLIPHKFDQSLPGNARKYEVVEDLLRLASDAGLSLTHLALAFVLSHPAVDSAIIGPRTADQLKDLLAADVELDHAVLDRIDELVPPGTDLNPADADYSPPQLADASLRRR